One Curtobacterium sp. MCLR17_007 DNA window includes the following coding sequences:
- a CDS encoding 6-phospho-beta-glucosidase: MKLTVIGGGSTYTPELVDGFARLRDQLPIDELWLVDPDPVRRELVGGVAKRMFAHAGHPGTVHVTDDVVAGVSDADAVMFQLRIGGQAARQQDETWPHEACCIGQETTGPGGFAKALRTVPVVLEYAELVRKHAKPDAWIVDFTNPVGIVTRALLEAGHRAVGLCNVAIGFQRRFAKEFGVAPDHVRLDHVGLNHLTWERGVHVTGDDGSTHDVLDTLLSPDGGALARMAESVHMGEDLIRLQHAIPSYYLRYFYAHDVVLEEQLHEPTRAEAVMATERALLAKYADESVVTKPVELEQRGGAYYSEAAIDVLSSILGDRGDVQVLNVRNDGTFPFLPDDHVIEVPARVTRQAITPLPVAPLAPDMAGLVAHVAGYERLALDAAVHGGRDRVLRAMWAHPLVGQLDKAEQLTDLLLAANAEHIPWARAEQVTWAR, from the coding sequence ATGAAACTCACGGTCATCGGTGGCGGTTCCACCTACACCCCAGAACTCGTGGACGGCTTCGCCCGGCTCCGCGACCAGCTCCCGATCGACGAACTCTGGCTCGTCGACCCCGACCCCGTCCGTCGTGAGCTCGTCGGCGGCGTGGCGAAGCGGATGTTCGCGCACGCCGGGCACCCCGGCACCGTCCACGTGACCGACGACGTCGTCGCCGGGGTCAGCGACGCCGACGCGGTGATGTTCCAGCTCCGCATCGGCGGGCAGGCGGCACGCCAGCAGGACGAGACCTGGCCGCACGAGGCCTGCTGCATCGGGCAGGAGACCACGGGACCCGGCGGGTTCGCGAAGGCGCTCCGCACCGTCCCCGTGGTGCTCGAGTACGCCGAGCTCGTCCGCAAGCACGCCAAGCCGGACGCCTGGATCGTCGACTTCACCAACCCGGTCGGCATCGTCACCCGCGCGCTGCTCGAGGCGGGTCACCGCGCCGTCGGGCTCTGCAACGTCGCGATCGGGTTCCAGCGCCGCTTCGCGAAGGAGTTCGGCGTCGCCCCGGACCACGTGCGACTCGACCACGTCGGGCTGAACCACCTGACGTGGGAGCGCGGTGTGCACGTGACCGGTGACGACGGGTCCACGCACGACGTCCTCGACACGCTGCTCAGCCCGGACGGCGGCGCACTCGCCCGGATGGCCGAGAGCGTGCACATGGGCGAGGACCTGATCCGGCTGCAGCACGCGATCCCCTCGTACTACCTGCGCTACTTCTACGCCCACGACGTCGTGCTCGAGGAGCAGCTCCACGAGCCCACCCGCGCCGAGGCCGTGATGGCGACCGAACGGGCGCTGCTGGCGAAGTACGCCGACGAGTCCGTCGTCACGAAGCCCGTCGAGCTCGAGCAGCGCGGCGGGGCGTACTACTCCGAGGCGGCGATCGACGTGCTGTCCTCGATCCTCGGCGACCGGGGCGACGTGCAGGTGCTCAACGTGCGCAACGACGGCACCTTCCCGTTCCTGCCCGACGACCACGTCATCGAGGTGCCGGCACGCGTGACCCGTCAGGCGATCACCCCGCTCCCCGTCGCACCCCTCGCTCCGGACATGGCCGGGCTCGTCGCGCACGTGGCGGGGTACGAGCGTCTGGCGCTCGACGCAGCGGTGCACGGCGGCCGCGACCGGGTGCTCCGGGCGATGTGGGCGCACCCCCTCGTCGGTCAGCTCGACAAGGCGGAGCAGCTCACGGACCTGCTGCTGGCGGCGAACGCGGAGCACATCCCGTGGGCGCGGGCGGAGCAGGTGACGTGGGCACGCTGA
- a CDS encoding extracellular solute-binding protein, whose product MKTRALAGLAIAAVATVALSGCVQSANAANDNADSGTGSTSLTVFISGDTNVQDLWDKSLIPAFEKQHPKISVRTSIDLHGEHDAQTQANLATAVKAGKTVAYDLVDAGFVTTAGKAGLMAKVSDSAIPNLKDVPAATKQQGGDRAIPYRASSVLLAYDSTKVKKAPKTLDDLLAWIKDNPGQFAYNSPSSGGSGGSFVMTVLAKYLSKSEQTTMQTTYDKSLESKWDEGFAALKDLGPSTYQKGVYPNGNDQVLQMLGSGQIAMAPVWSDQFITAQKAGTIGKDIAFTQIADPTFTGSASYLGIPATEPKAKKQAAEELADFVLSSKGQQLVASAVSGYPVIPLSSLPSSVAEQFSKADPSKLRLGFQSELQADMNAAWDAKVPQ is encoded by the coding sequence GTGAAGACCCGAGCCCTCGCCGGCCTCGCGATCGCCGCAGTCGCCACCGTCGCGCTGTCCGGCTGCGTCCAGAGCGCCAACGCCGCGAACGACAACGCCGACAGCGGCACCGGCAGCACCAGCCTCACCGTGTTCATCAGCGGCGACACGAACGTCCAGGACCTCTGGGACAAGTCGCTCATCCCCGCCTTCGAGAAGCAGCACCCGAAGATCTCCGTCCGCACCAGCATCGACCTGCACGGCGAGCACGACGCGCAGACCCAGGCCAACCTGGCCACCGCGGTCAAGGCCGGCAAGACCGTCGCCTACGACCTCGTCGACGCCGGCTTCGTCACCACCGCGGGCAAGGCCGGCCTGATGGCGAAGGTCAGCGACAGCGCGATCCCGAACCTGAAGGACGTCCCCGCAGCCACAAAACAGCAGGGCGGCGACCGCGCGATCCCGTACCGGGCCTCGAGCGTGCTGTTGGCGTACGACTCCACCAAGGTCAAGAAGGCCCCGAAGACCCTCGATGACCTGCTCGCGTGGATCAAGGACAACCCCGGCCAGTTCGCGTACAACTCGCCGTCCTCCGGCGGCTCCGGCGGCTCGTTCGTGATGACCGTGCTGGCGAAGTACCTGTCCAAGAGCGAGCAGACCACCATGCAGACGACGTACGACAAGTCGCTCGAGTCGAAGTGGGACGAGGGCTTCGCCGCGCTCAAGGACCTCGGCCCGTCGACGTACCAGAAGGGCGTCTACCCGAACGGCAACGACCAGGTGCTGCAGATGCTCGGCTCCGGCCAGATCGCCATGGCCCCGGTGTGGAGCGACCAGTTCATCACCGCGCAGAAGGCCGGCACGATCGGCAAGGACATCGCGTTCACACAGATAGCCGACCCGACGTTCACGGGGAGCGCGAGCTACCTCGGCATCCCGGCGACCGAGCCGAAGGCCAAGAAGCAGGCCGCCGAGGAACTCGCTGACTTCGTCCTGTCGTCGAAGGGGCAGCAGCTCGTCGCGAGCGCCGTGTCCGGCTACCCGGTCATCCCGCTCAGCTCGCTGCCGTCGAGCGTGGCGGAGCAGTTCTCGAAGGCCGACCCGTCCAAGCTCCGTCTCGGCTTCCAGAGCGAGCTGCAGGCCGACATGAACGCGGCATGGGACGCGAAGGTCCCGCAGTGA
- a CDS encoding carbohydrate ABC transporter permease, with protein sequence MTAVSQSPLARAPRGTAPGTARGPRRSLLLWIAEHAALVAIGVLTLAPIVFVVLTSMMSSNQALTASIIPRPFDFGNYVRVFTEVPLLQWFGNSALYAVLATAFMLLSSVPAAYALAQIRFKGANLIFTVIIVAMLLPPQVTAVPVYVMWSHLHLTGTLWPLILPNLLGDAFSIFLLRQFFMTIPKEYGDAARMDGCSEWGVLMRVVVPMARPGIASAAIFMFFNSWNDYYGPLLYASENQAAWPVAYGLATFRGQHGTDWSMTMAMTVVVMVPVVVIFFFAQKAFVEGIALTGVKG encoded by the coding sequence ATGACCGCCGTCTCCCAGTCCCCGCTCGCCCGGGCTCCCCGTGGCACGGCACCCGGCACGGCGCGCGGGCCCCGTCGCAGCCTGCTGCTGTGGATCGCCGAGCACGCGGCACTCGTCGCGATCGGGGTCCTGACCCTCGCGCCGATCGTGTTCGTGGTGCTGACGTCGATGATGTCGAGCAACCAGGCCCTGACGGCGTCGATCATCCCGAGGCCGTTCGACTTCGGGAACTACGTCCGGGTGTTCACCGAGGTGCCGCTGCTGCAGTGGTTCGGCAACTCGGCGCTGTACGCCGTGCTCGCCACCGCGTTCATGCTGCTGAGCTCGGTCCCCGCCGCGTACGCGCTGGCACAGATCCGGTTCAAGGGCGCGAACCTCATCTTCACCGTGATCATCGTCGCGATGCTCCTGCCCCCGCAGGTCACCGCCGTGCCGGTCTACGTGATGTGGTCGCACCTGCACCTGACCGGCACGCTCTGGCCGCTGATCCTGCCGAACCTGCTCGGGGACGCGTTCAGCATCTTCCTGCTCCGCCAGTTCTTCATGACGATCCCGAAGGAGTACGGGGACGCCGCCCGCATGGACGGTTGCAGCGAGTGGGGCGTGCTGATGCGCGTCGTGGTGCCGATGGCCCGCCCGGGCATCGCGTCCGCCGCGATCTTCATGTTCTTCAACTCGTGGAACGACTACTACGGCCCGCTGCTCTACGCGTCCGAGAACCAGGCCGCCTGGCCGGTGGCGTACGGCCTCGCCACGTTCCGCGGGCAGCACGGCACCGACTGGTCCATGACGATGGCGATGACCGTCGTCGTGATGGTCCCCGTCGTCGTCATCTTCTTCTTCGCACAGAAGGCATTCGTCGAGGGCATCGCGCTCACCGGCGTGAAGGGATAG
- a CDS encoding DUF3097 domain-containing protein, giving the protein MDEDRYGNDVLSGDWRSKGVRKVRQVPLERDMVLEDPASGWAGAVVGLEAGNISLEDWKGRTRAFPFDGQFLLEGELVTLGRPQAPVGRSAAAAPPARAGSDGRPGAGPAVRHASDGGRLRTASGSFAVESQRARVALPSRIMVEGKHDAELVEKVWGADLRVEGVVVEELSGVDNLAAVLDDFRPSRDRRVGVLVDHLVPGSKESRFASAVMQGTWGAHVLVVGHPFVDVWQSVKPERVGLRAWPTIPRSIEWKAGICAALGWPHAEQADIARAWQRILGQVRTFADLEPQLLGRVEELIDFVTEPTA; this is encoded by the coding sequence GTGGACGAGGACCGGTACGGCAACGACGTGCTCTCGGGCGACTGGCGCTCGAAGGGCGTGCGGAAGGTGCGGCAGGTGCCGCTCGAGCGGGACATGGTGCTCGAGGACCCGGCGTCCGGCTGGGCCGGCGCAGTCGTCGGGCTCGAGGCGGGGAACATCTCGCTCGAGGACTGGAAGGGCCGCACCCGGGCGTTCCCCTTCGACGGGCAGTTCCTGCTCGAGGGCGAGCTCGTCACGCTGGGACGGCCGCAGGCGCCGGTCGGGCGGTCTGCCGCCGCCGCACCCCCGGCTCGCGCCGGATCGGACGGGAGGCCCGGTGCGGGTCCGGCTGTGCGGCACGCCTCCGACGGTGGTCGGCTGCGCACCGCGTCCGGGTCCTTCGCGGTCGAGTCGCAGCGCGCGCGGGTCGCCCTGCCCTCGCGGATCATGGTCGAGGGCAAGCACGACGCCGAACTCGTGGAGAAGGTCTGGGGAGCGGACCTGCGGGTCGAGGGCGTCGTCGTCGAGGAGCTCTCCGGCGTGGACAACCTCGCTGCCGTTCTGGACGACTTCCGCCCGTCACGTGATCGTCGGGTCGGGGTGCTCGTCGACCACCTGGTGCCCGGGTCCAAGGAGTCCCGCTTCGCGTCCGCCGTCATGCAGGGCACGTGGGGCGCGCACGTGCTGGTCGTGGGGCACCCGTTCGTCGACGTCTGGCAGTCGGTCAAGCCCGAGCGCGTCGGACTGCGCGCCTGGCCGACGATCCCACGGTCGATCGAGTGGAAGGCCGGCATCTGCGCCGCGCTCGGATGGCCGCACGCCGAGCAGGCCGACATCGCCCGCGCCTGGCAGCGGATCCTGGGGCAGGTCCGGACGTTCGCCGACCTCGAGCCGCAGCTGCTCGGCCGGGTCGAGGAGCTCATCGACTTCGTCACCGAGCCGACCGCGTAG
- a CDS encoding sugar ABC transporter permease, with protein MSATTKTAGREARPTRASRPAGPSGSGPLPPTAPARRPRSAESRRRLVALTMLAPALLGLVVFFAYPLVASVFYSFTRYNQLQEPQFVGLLNYRFLFTQDPQIGPAVLNTIWFVVILVPVRIVCGLLVAGLLSRARTATGLWRTLFYLPALVPPVASVVAFVFLFNPGTGPVNQVLRLFGIDGPLWFNDPSWSKPSLVIMGVWVMGDIMIIFLASLLDVPRDLYEAASLDGANGVQQVRHITLPTIAPVIGFAAVTGVIAALQYFTEAAVASGVASGKATIGGGTAAELGYPGTSLLTYTELLYQHGFANFQFGYASAMAVVLFVVTAVVLVFTMRRISVFRPEES; from the coding sequence ATGAGCGCCACGACGAAGACCGCCGGACGGGAGGCACGGCCCACCCGGGCCTCCCGCCCCGCGGGTCCGAGCGGGTCGGGTCCACTGCCCCCCACGGCTCCGGCACGCCGGCCGCGGTCCGCCGAGTCCCGCCGCCGTCTGGTCGCGCTGACGATGCTCGCACCGGCCCTGCTGGGCCTGGTCGTCTTCTTCGCCTACCCGCTGGTGGCGAGCGTCTTCTACTCGTTCACGCGCTACAACCAGCTGCAGGAGCCGCAGTTCGTCGGCCTGCTGAACTACCGGTTCCTGTTCACCCAGGACCCGCAGATCGGCCCGGCGGTCCTCAACACGATCTGGTTCGTCGTCATCCTGGTGCCCGTGCGCATCGTCTGCGGGCTCCTGGTCGCCGGGCTGCTGTCGCGGGCCCGCACCGCGACGGGCCTCTGGCGCACGCTGTTCTACCTGCCCGCGCTGGTGCCGCCGGTCGCGAGCGTCGTGGCGTTCGTGTTCCTGTTCAACCCCGGCACCGGACCCGTCAACCAGGTCCTGCGGCTGTTCGGGATCGACGGACCGCTGTGGTTCAACGACCCGTCGTGGTCGAAGCCGTCGCTGGTGATCATGGGCGTCTGGGTGATGGGCGACATCATGATCATCTTCCTGGCGTCGCTGCTCGACGTGCCGCGTGACCTGTACGAGGCCGCGTCGCTCGACGGGGCGAACGGCGTCCAGCAGGTGCGGCACATCACCCTGCCGACGATCGCGCCGGTGATCGGGTTCGCCGCCGTCACGGGGGTGATCGCCGCGCTGCAGTACTTCACCGAGGCCGCGGTGGCCTCGGGTGTCGCGAGCGGCAAGGCGACGATCGGCGGCGGTACCGCTGCCGAGCTCGGCTACCCGGGCACGTCGCTGCTGACCTACACCGAGCTGCTGTACCAGCACGGGTTCGCGAACTTCCAGTTCGGCTACGCGTCCGCGATGGCCGTCGTGCTGTTCGTCGTCACCGCGGTCGTGCTCGTGTTCACGATGCGCCGGATCAGCGTGTTCCGGCCGGAGGAGTCCTGA
- a CDS encoding spermidine/putrescine ABC transporter substrate-binding protein → MDGIDGRVRNAVDLWLRWLPRWQIGTARPRTRICRKCTGSPIASAAGFGPDVPHPVQHALIGRMSTIIDDAVDDYTAKNLPLLHRELERADARKRHAGYQPAEGLSPEFQGLDVDPQPQDGAPFLFTLEGLAGTGASSDTAPREPLSDEAKAALRHEIELSDECARSTGTAVCLALIDHRARIAEAVERLVEPQIEALVSDMFRGLDGDGARGGLF, encoded by the coding sequence ATGGACGGCATCGACGGGCGCGTGCGGAACGCCGTCGACCTGTGGCTGCGGTGGTTGCCGCGGTGGCAGATCGGGACCGCTCGACCGCGCACGCGGATCTGCCGGAAGTGCACCGGGTCGCCGATCGCCAGTGCCGCGGGCTTCGGTCCGGACGTGCCGCACCCCGTGCAGCACGCGCTGATCGGTCGGATGTCGACGATCATCGACGACGCCGTGGACGACTACACCGCCAAGAACCTGCCGCTGCTGCACCGCGAGCTCGAGCGCGCCGATGCCCGCAAGCGGCACGCGGGGTACCAGCCGGCCGAGGGGCTGTCGCCCGAGTTCCAGGGGCTCGACGTCGACCCGCAGCCGCAGGACGGGGCGCCGTTCCTGTTCACCCTCGAGGGGCTCGCCGGCACCGGGGCGTCGTCGGACACCGCGCCGCGCGAGCCGTTGTCGGACGAGGCGAAGGCCGCACTGCGGCACGAGATCGAGCTGTCGGACGAGTGCGCCCGGTCGACCGGCACGGCGGTGTGCCTGGCGCTGATCGACCATCGAGCACGCATCGCCGAGGCCGTGGAGCGGCTCGTCGAGCCGCAGATCGAGGCGCTCGTGTCGGACATGTTCCGCGGGCTCGACGGCGACGGGGCGCGCGGCGGGTTGTTCTGA
- a CDS encoding extracellular solute-binding protein, whose amino-acid sequence MSHPRQHLRRIITAAAIATTGALVVAGCSSGSSASSIDKTAPKDLKGTVSLWHFFTGREAGVVKSAVAGFEKANPGVTVDIHAGQDDEKLQKAISSGQSIDVGLSYSTAIVGSFCSSGAFRDLSPYIKRDKVDLSDIPKAVQGYTAYKGTRCTLPALADVSALMYNKQAFAAAGITTPPKTLDELKADGLKMTTYNADGSIKQLGFNPLIDFYENSPEHFAPMINGTWLDSKGNSEIGTSAGWKKLIQWQKGFVDAIGYDKLKTFTSGLGQEFAADNAFQTGQVAMQIDGEYRTAFIKDQKPDLDYGTAPTPVLDGLGNYGSTYIAGNVAGIAKGSKNPELAWALLKYLSTNTDAQVTMGNGLKNIPTITSALQSPKLEVDENYKTFVDVAGNAKTITSPATADGAAYIGTFTKFWQAYQENGGDLDAKLKKLDSDIDNANQLAGP is encoded by the coding sequence ATGTCACACCCCCGGCAGCACCTCCGGCGGATCATCACCGCCGCCGCCATCGCCACCACGGGCGCCCTCGTCGTCGCCGGCTGCAGCTCCGGCAGCAGCGCGTCGTCGATCGACAAGACCGCACCGAAGGACCTGAAGGGCACGGTCTCGCTGTGGCACTTCTTCACGGGCCGCGAGGCCGGCGTCGTGAAGAGCGCCGTCGCCGGGTTCGAGAAGGCCAACCCCGGCGTGACGGTCGACATCCACGCCGGGCAGGACGACGAGAAGCTGCAGAAGGCGATCTCGTCGGGCCAGAGCATCGACGTGGGGCTGTCGTACTCGACGGCGATCGTCGGCAGCTTCTGCTCGTCGGGCGCGTTCCGTGACCTCTCCCCGTACATCAAGCGGGACAAGGTGGACCTCTCGGACATCCCGAAGGCCGTGCAGGGCTACACCGCCTACAAGGGCACCCGGTGCACGCTGCCGGCACTCGCCGACGTCAGCGCGCTGATGTACAACAAGCAGGCGTTCGCAGCGGCCGGCATCACGACCCCGCCGAAGACCCTCGACGAGCTCAAGGCCGACGGCCTGAAGATGACGACGTACAACGCCGACGGGTCGATCAAGCAGCTCGGCTTCAACCCGCTCATCGACTTCTACGAGAACTCCCCCGAGCACTTCGCGCCGATGATCAACGGCACCTGGCTCGACAGCAAGGGCAACAGCGAGATCGGCACCTCCGCCGGCTGGAAGAAGCTCATCCAGTGGCAGAAGGGCTTCGTCGACGCGATCGGCTACGACAAGCTGAAGACGTTCACGTCCGGGCTCGGCCAGGAGTTCGCCGCCGACAACGCGTTCCAGACCGGTCAGGTCGCGATGCAGATCGACGGCGAGTACCGCACCGCCTTCATCAAGGACCAGAAGCCGGACCTGGACTACGGCACCGCGCCGACCCCGGTGCTGGACGGCCTCGGCAACTACGGCTCGACCTACATCGCGGGCAACGTCGCCGGCATCGCGAAGGGCTCGAAGAACCCGGAGCTCGCCTGGGCGCTGCTCAAGTACCTGTCGACGAACACCGACGCGCAGGTCACGATGGGCAACGGGCTGAAGAACATCCCGACGATCACCTCCGCGCTGCAGTCCCCGAAGCTCGAGGTCGACGAGAACTACAAGACCTTCGTCGACGTCGCGGGCAACGCCAAGACGATCACCTCGCCCGCCACCGCGGACGGCGCCGCCTACATCGGCACCTTCACGAAGTTCTGGCAGGCGTACCAGGAGAACGGCGGCGACCTCGACGCCAAGCTCAAGAAGCTGGACTCGGACATCGACAACGCGAACCAGCTGGCAGGTCCGTGA
- a CDS encoding LacI family DNA-binding transcriptional regulator — protein sequence MNGSRGSQPTIVDVAARAGVSKSAVSRVLSGTGRFSDETRERVERAAAELGYVANAMARGLVSGRTHTIGMLVRDASSMLYTALHAVMEQRASELGYRVVTTTGVGRVEDEKSALASLVSMRVDGLVVCSGLLPSADIAEFAPRIATVVAGRPELHPALSSVYCDEVDGGQRIADAVADAGHTDVVVLTVPLDNAITQHARSQAMAGRLRDRAVNAIDIDASFVRPPDDVAADVVEVMRESGATAVMCPTDRLMLDVCEALSKRGVGVPRDVSVTGFDGVYPLASDWIGFTTLQQPVERIGREAIDLVIGHIEDPGRTVEHRPLRGTVLPGRTLLPR from the coding sequence GTGAACGGCAGCCGCGGCTCGCAACCGACGATCGTCGACGTAGCCGCACGAGCGGGTGTCTCGAAGTCCGCGGTGAGTCGTGTGCTCTCCGGCACGGGCCGCTTCTCCGACGAGACCCGTGAACGCGTCGAGCGCGCCGCGGCGGAGCTCGGCTACGTGGCAAACGCTATGGCACGAGGGCTCGTGAGCGGTCGGACACACACCATCGGCATGCTCGTGCGCGACGCCTCGTCGATGCTGTACACCGCGCTGCATGCCGTCATGGAGCAACGCGCGTCCGAACTCGGCTACCGCGTCGTCACCACCACCGGAGTCGGACGGGTCGAGGACGAGAAGTCCGCGCTCGCATCGCTGGTGTCGATGCGGGTCGACGGACTGGTCGTGTGCAGCGGGCTGCTCCCGTCCGCGGACATCGCCGAGTTCGCCCCGCGCATCGCGACCGTGGTCGCCGGCCGCCCTGAGCTGCACCCGGCGCTGTCGAGCGTCTACTGCGACGAGGTCGACGGCGGGCAGCGCATCGCCGACGCCGTCGCCGATGCCGGTCACACTGACGTCGTGGTGCTCACCGTGCCGCTCGACAACGCGATCACGCAGCATGCGCGGTCGCAGGCGATGGCCGGGCGACTGCGCGACCGCGCGGTGAACGCGATCGACATCGACGCCAGTTTCGTTCGCCCGCCCGATGACGTCGCGGCCGACGTCGTCGAGGTCATGCGGGAGTCCGGCGCCACCGCCGTGATGTGCCCCACCGACCGACTCATGCTCGACGTCTGCGAGGCTCTGTCCAAACGCGGGGTCGGCGTGCCGCGCGACGTCTCGGTGACGGGGTTCGACGGCGTGTACCCGCTCGCCAGCGACTGGATCGGGTTCACGACGCTGCAGCAGCCCGTCGAGCGCATCGGACGCGAGGCCATCGACCTGGTCATCGGCCACATCGAGGACCCGGGCAGGACCGTCGAGCACCGGCCCCTGCGAGGCACGGTGCTGCCCGGCCGCACCCTGCTCCCCCGCTGA
- a CDS encoding DUF3054 domain-containing protein, translating to MTERTWGWLAAVIDVVLIVVFALIGRSSHGEANTLGALWTTAYPFLAGWAIGYVTSGAWARPLRTWPTGVVVWILTVFVGMAIRVATGQGVVDGNPLPISFLIVATIVLGVFLLGWRAIARVVLRALARRRSVDAPALDDPTTNDPATDPSNSPGVTPGT from the coding sequence GTGACCGAACGCACCTGGGGCTGGCTCGCAGCCGTCATCGACGTCGTCCTCATCGTGGTGTTCGCCCTGATCGGGCGGTCCTCGCACGGCGAGGCGAACACGCTCGGCGCGCTCTGGACCACCGCCTACCCGTTCCTGGCTGGCTGGGCGATCGGCTACGTCACCAGCGGCGCCTGGGCCCGCCCCCTGCGGACCTGGCCGACCGGCGTCGTCGTCTGGATCCTGACGGTCTTCGTGGGGATGGCCATCCGCGTCGCGACCGGCCAGGGCGTGGTCGACGGCAATCCCCTGCCGATCTCCTTCCTCATCGTCGCGACGATCGTCCTCGGCGTGTTCCTGCTCGGCTGGCGCGCGATCGCGCGCGTCGTCCTGCGCGCTCTCGCACGTCGCCGCTCGGTCGACGCCCCGGCGCTCGACGACCCGACGACGAACGACCCGGCAACGGATCCGTCGAACAGCCCCGGCGTCACGCCAGGCACGTGA
- a CDS encoding ROK family transcriptional regulator — protein sequence MTTRGRTPGQPGLLRVLNDRAALGLLLDHGPMTRNEIAQRTGLSKPTAAEIIRRLEAAGLLRDAGTDTQAGRRGPSALVYEAITDRDLAVAVDVQLVDVRSTVVDATGRSYPVAEHRMDVDEMRAPGEDIVAAAVSRAAAAAGVDPDLVTAVAVGVQASVDHATDTLIFTDGLPGWPRDQVAATLSRALGVQVVVENDANLAAIAERAMGAGRAPSSFAVLWMAEGLGMALDLDGRLHAGASGAAGEIGYLSVPADALPLDPTATIVADLISESAITRLAADHGITAPDGSAADWRQVLPQLPGLSEQHPFTTALGERVGHNVLPVLAVADPETVVLHGPTGIAGGPALAAAVTAWLRTRSRWSTAVVAPGVPDTPVLHGARHVLIDVVRTALAGRLDRISDDATESDPAQHA from the coding sequence ATGACCACACGCGGACGCACCCCGGGACAGCCCGGGCTGTTGCGCGTCCTGAACGACCGCGCGGCCCTCGGACTGCTGCTCGACCACGGTCCGATGACCCGGAACGAGATCGCGCAGCGCACCGGCCTGAGCAAGCCGACCGCCGCCGAGATCATCCGTCGGCTCGAGGCAGCCGGGCTGCTGCGCGACGCCGGCACCGACACGCAGGCCGGCCGCCGCGGTCCGAGCGCCCTGGTCTACGAGGCGATCACCGACCGCGACCTCGCCGTCGCCGTGGACGTGCAGCTCGTCGACGTCCGCTCGACCGTGGTGGACGCCACGGGCCGGAGCTACCCCGTCGCCGAGCACCGGATGGACGTGGACGAGATGCGCGCGCCGGGCGAGGACATCGTCGCCGCCGCCGTCAGCCGCGCCGCCGCGGCCGCCGGTGTCGACCCGGACCTGGTGACCGCGGTCGCCGTCGGGGTGCAGGCCAGCGTCGACCACGCCACCGACACCCTGATCTTCACCGACGGCCTGCCCGGATGGCCGCGGGACCAGGTCGCCGCCACGCTGTCACGTGCCCTCGGCGTGCAGGTCGTCGTCGAGAACGACGCCAACCTCGCCGCCATCGCCGAACGGGCCATGGGCGCCGGCCGCGCGCCGAGCTCGTTCGCGGTGCTGTGGATGGCGGAGGGCCTCGGCATGGCACTCGACCTCGACGGCCGCCTGCACGCGGGGGCCTCGGGCGCCGCAGGTGAGATCGGCTACCTGAGCGTGCCCGCCGACGCGCTCCCCCTCGACCCGACGGCGACGATCGTCGCGGACCTCATCTCCGAGTCCGCGATCACCCGACTCGCCGCCGACCACGGGATCACGGCTCCGGACGGCAGCGCTGCCGACTGGCGCCAGGTGCTCCCGCAGCTGCCCGGGCTCTCCGAGCAGCACCCCTTCACGACCGCCCTCGGCGAGCGCGTCGGGCACAACGTGCTCCCCGTCCTCGCCGTCGCCGATCCCGAGACGGTCGTGCTGCACGGCCCGACGGGCATCGCGGGCGGTCCCGCCCTGGCCGCCGCCGTGACCGCCTGGCTCCGGACCCGCTCGCGCTGGTCCACCGCCGTGGTGGCGCCCGGCGTCCCCGACACCCCCGTCCTGCACGGCGCACGCCACGTCCTCATCGACGTCGTGCGCACCGCGCTCGCGGGCCGGCTCGACCGCATCAGTGACGACGCGACCGAGTCCGACCCCGCGCAGCACGCCTGA